One genomic window of Branchiostoma floridae strain S238N-H82 chromosome 4, Bfl_VNyyK, whole genome shotgun sequence includes the following:
- the LOC118413992 gene encoding NAD-dependent protein deacetylase sirtuin-3-like isoform X2: MGLAVLMATVRKGVTNAATKAPRSKSSNSNPSRPQTRQLRSSATPPGSAGKKDGGSAKGRKGAALPPSKSKSETSLASSFQKLSVKETKISVPGQQKSARSISSSSRKGSSTSTTSSRGGKTFAGIDDVARYILANKCKNVVVMAGAGISTPSGIPDFRSPGTGLYDNLQQYNIPYPEAIFDIDYFHMDSRPFYTLAKELYPGNYRPNYVHYFIRLLHEKGLLLRMYTQNIDGLERMSGIPESKLVEAHGTFATASCIRCNAKYSGKQIKAAIMKGDIPKCTNSKWCKGKIKPDIVFFGEDLPRRFYYYLKDFPLCDLLLVMGTSLEVEPFASIVNSSRGYVPRVLFNRDPVGPFGRVPLRDTDCAELGDLVQGIQRFTRILGWKQAMEELVEKAEKELDEKLKNDTLFNGVAESDSDSSSGAPSPANGTPPRRQFHTFTRRPIIPQGRRNGHVSSGSSSSSNRTNYRSKKEESSEESSEESDSSEGESSDGSSSN, encoded by the exons ATGGGGCTTGCCGTTTTGATGGCAACCGTTCGCAAAG GGGTCACCAATGCCGCCACCAAGGCCCCTCGCTCCAAGTCATCCAACTCCAATCCCAGCAGGCCACAGACCAGACAGCTGAGGTCATCAGCGACCCCGCCGGGGTCAGCGGGGAAGAAAGATGGCGGGTCTGCGAAGGGCAGGAAAGGTGCGGCCCTGCCGCCGTCCAAGAGCAAGTCTGAGACATCGCTAGCTTCTTCCTTCCAGAAATTGTCAGTCAAGGAGACAAAAATTAGTGTTCCTGGACAGCAGAAGTCAGCAAG GTCTATATCATCGTCTTCAAGAAAGGGTAGCAGCACTTCCACCACCAGTAGTCGTGGCGGGAAGACGTTTGCGGGTATCGATGACGTGGCTCGGTACATCCTGGCCAACAAGTGTAAGAATGTGGTAGTGATGGCAGGGGCTGGGATCAGTACTCCCAGTGGGATTCCCGACTTCAG GTCTCCTGGTACAGGTCTCTATGACAACCTACAGCAATATAACATCCCCTATCCTGAGGCCATATTTGACATCGACTATTTCCACATGGACTCCCGGCCCTTCTACACCCTGGCCAAGGAGCTGTACCCCGGGAACTACCGGCCGAACTACGTGCACTACTTCATACGTCTGTTACACGAGAAAGGACTGCTACTGAGAATGTACACTCAGAATATAGACGGGCTGGAGAGGA TGTCAGGAATCCCAGAGTCCAAACTTGTGGAGGCCCACGGCACATTTGCCACGGCTTCTTGTATCAGGTGCAATGCTAAGTATTCAGGGAAACAGATCAAG GCTGCCATAATGAAGGGGGATATACCAAAGTGTACAAATAGTAAATGGTGCAAG GGTAAGATAAAACCAGACATAGTATTTTTTGGAGAGGACTTACCCAGAAGATTTTACTACTACCTGAAGGACTTCCCCCTGTGTGATCTGCTACTGGTCATGGGGACATCGTTAGAG GTGGAGCCGTTTGCCAGTATAGTGAACTCCAGCAGAGGCTACGTCCCCAGGGTGCTGTTTAACAGGGACCCCGTCGGTCCGTTTGGCCGCGTGCCGTTACGTGACACGGACTGTGCAGAGCTGGGGGACCTGGTGCAGGGCATACAGAGGTTCACTCGCATCCTGGGCTGGAAACAGGCCATGGAGGAACTCGTAGAGAAGGCTGAGAAAGAACTG GATGAGAAGCTGAAAAATGACACCCTATTCAACGGAGTTGCGGAGTCGGACTCAGACTCTTCCTCGGGCGCCCCCTCTCCCGCCAACGGTACTCCGCCGCGCCGTCAGTTCCACACCTTCACACGGCGACCAATCATCCCGCAGGGCAGGAGGAACGGTCACGTCTCATCGGGGAGCTCCTCTAGCAGCAACCGGACAAACTACAGGTCCAAGAAGGAGGAGAGTAGCGAGGAGTCTAGCGAGGAGTCGGACAGTAGCGAGGGGGAGTCCTCCGATGGGAGCAGCTCTAACTGA
- the LOC118413991 gene encoding exonuclease 3'-5' domain-containing protein 2-like: protein MIHPMVLMTTSLTICGWVMSCLEHYHRDRRKTFLQRDPAGTRITVVDSQTSCEDVCGRLVDEEALGELQVLGFDCEWVTRGGTTRPVSLLQLASRTGECGLFRVCRLNDGTIPRCVRDLLANKNVLKVGVACWEDSRRLERDYGITVRGCVDLRHLAIRHKSLQSGKLGLQALAEQVLGVKMDKSRTVRCSNWEASKLSEEQITYAANDALVSVDIFTTFLEWKLQQNDKSEKNLRSAVKAMCQGLVDVPFSDSHRGGRKRTARNNKTRPLQHQNEGSFDNEEVGVRQNKELLGQNHNAGSFSNGEVPQNHNEGSFSNVEAPQHQENKAPTPRKVKGYTVRRSPFYHNCQLLAPDGTLLSTIDRKKVQWYLQKELGELVSEDPLTVQLKFEPSGRPSSQDDQYYLSVKDNVCVVCGRTESYIRKNVVPHDYRRHFPREMKDHLSHDILLLCTVCHQQTGHHDNRLRNEIVREFNAPLGSEDNAKFLEDPARRKARTAAKALLRDDNKIPAERKLELETHVKEFYSTEEVTTAMLMEAATLETRIENENFVPHAEKVVRSLLERRDGLMLFEKRWRRHFLDSMKPRYLPPLWSVDHNHGKLERNGPVGHDHNHGKLERNGPVRQDSLAGGDQAHGLDGDN from the coding sequence ATGATCCACCCAATGGTGCTGATGACCACTTCCCTCACGATCTGTGGGTGGGTGATGTCGTGTTTGGAGCACTACCACAGAGACAGGCGGAAAACCTTCCTACAGAGAGACCCAGCCGGTACCAGGATCACTGTGGTGGACTCTCAGACGAGCTGTGAGGACGTGTGCGGCAGGTTAGTGGATGAAGAAGCGCTGGGGGAGCTTCAGGTGCTCGGGTTTGACTGTGAGTGGGTGACCAGGGGCGGCACAACTCGCCCCGTGTCGTTGCTACAGCTCGCCTCGAGGACGGGAGAGTGTGGTCTCTTCCGGGTCTGTCGTCTGAACGATGGGACCATCCCGCGGTGTGTGAGGGACTTGCTTGCCAATAAAAACGTGTTGAAAGTCGGCGTAGCCTGTTGGGAGGAcagccggcggctagagagagacTATGGCATTACTGTGCGCGGCTGTGTGGACCTCAGACACCTGGCTATCAGACACAAGTCTCTACAGAGCGGTAAACTTGGTCTACAGGCACTCGCCGAGCAGGTACTTGGAGTCAAGATGGACAAGAGTCGAACCGTGAGATGCAGCAATTGGGAAGCCTCAAAGCTGAGCGAGGAACAGATCACATACGCCGCAAACGATGCCCTTGTATCGGTGGACATCTTCACCACCTTTCTGGAGTGGAAGTTACAACAAAATGACAAGTCCGAGAAAAACCTGCGATCTGCTGTGAAGGCGATGTGCCAAGGCCTGGTGGACGTTCCCTTTTCTGACTCTCACAGGGGAGGGAGAAAGAGAACTGCTCGGAATAACAAAACACGTCCGCTACAGCATCAAAACGAGGGGAGTTTTGACAACGAAGAGGTCGGTGTCAGACAAAATAAGGAGCTCCTTGGACAAAATCACAATGCAGGGTCCTTTAGTAATGGAGAGGTACCGCAGAATCACAACGAAGGGTCCTTTAGTAATGTAGAGGCACCGCAACATCAAGAGAACAAAGCCCCGACACCCAGGAAAGTGAAGGGGTACACCGTCCGGCGGTCTCCTTTCTACCACAACTGTCAGTTACTGGCGCCTGACGGCACCCTCCTCAGTACCATCGACCGGAAGAAGGTGCAGTGGTACCTCCAGAAGGAGCTAGGAGAGCTGGTCAGCGAGGACCCGCTGACCGTCCAGCTGAAGTTCGAACCGTCCGGCCGCCCGTCCAGCCAGGATGACCAGTACTACCTGTCCGTGAAGGATAATGTATGCGTCGTGTGCGGACGGACCGAGTCGTACATCAGGAAGAACGTGGTGCCGCACGACTACCGGAGACACTTCCCGCGGGAGATGAAGGACCACCTGTCGCACGACATCCTCCTCCTCTGCACTGTCTGTCACCAGCAGACCGGTCACCATGACAACAGGTTGCGGAACGAGATTGTCAGGGAGTTCAACGCACCCTTGGGGTCAGAGGACAACGCCAAGTTTCTGGAAGACCCTGCTCGAAGAAAAGCCCGGACGGCGGCTAAGGCTCTGCTTCGTGACGACAACAAAATCCCGGCTGAGCGAAAATTGGAGCTGGAGACTCACGTGAAGGAATTCTACAGCACGGAGGAAGTTACCACAGCTATGCTCATGGAAGCCGCGACCCTGGAAACTCGGATTGAGAACGAGAACTTCGTCCCTCACGCCGAGAAGGTTGTCCGGTCGCTCCTGGAGCGGAGGGACGGACTGATGCTGTTTGAGAAGCGCTGGCGTCGCCACTTTCTGGACAGCATGAAACCGCGGTACCTGCCGCCACTCTGGTCCGTGGATCACAACCACGGCAAACTGGAGAGGAACGGGCCGGTCGGGCACGATCACAACCACGGCAAACTGGAGAGGAACGGGCCGGTCAGACAGGACAGCCTGGCTGGCGGGGACCAAGCACACGGACTTGATGGGGACAATTAA
- the LOC118413992 gene encoding NAD-dependent protein deacetylase sirtuin-3-like isoform X1 translates to MSDPNLGIFCPAENFTSPPNVGRIEEVWLTLVQVVRSVLFVLVIRCFSHFVRLMIQEISQDGQKKGVTNAATKAPRSKSSNSNPSRPQTRQLRSSATPPGSAGKKDGGSAKGRKGAALPPSKSKSETSLASSFQKLSVKETKISVPGQQKSARSISSSSRKGSSTSTTSSRGGKTFAGIDDVARYILANKCKNVVVMAGAGISTPSGIPDFRSPGTGLYDNLQQYNIPYPEAIFDIDYFHMDSRPFYTLAKELYPGNYRPNYVHYFIRLLHEKGLLLRMYTQNIDGLERMSGIPESKLVEAHGTFATASCIRCNAKYSGKQIKAAIMKGDIPKCTNSKWCKGKIKPDIVFFGEDLPRRFYYYLKDFPLCDLLLVMGTSLEVEPFASIVNSSRGYVPRVLFNRDPVGPFGRVPLRDTDCAELGDLVQGIQRFTRILGWKQAMEELVEKAEKELDEKLKNDTLFNGVAESDSDSSSGAPSPANGTPPRRQFHTFTRRPIIPQGRRNGHVSSGSSSSSNRTNYRSKKEESSEESSEESDSSEGESSDGSSSN, encoded by the exons ATGTCAGATCCAAACCTGGGTATCTTTTGCCCAGCTGAGAATTTTACCAGCCCCCCAAATGTTGGGAGAATTGAAGAGGTCTGGTTGACCTTGGTGCAGGTGGTCAGATCTGTGCTGTTTGTCCTGGTCATCAGGTGCTTCAGCCATTTTGTCAGGCTTATGATACAGGAAATTAGTCAGGATGGTCAGAAAAAGG GGGTCACCAATGCCGCCACCAAGGCCCCTCGCTCCAAGTCATCCAACTCCAATCCCAGCAGGCCACAGACCAGACAGCTGAGGTCATCAGCGACCCCGCCGGGGTCAGCGGGGAAGAAAGATGGCGGGTCTGCGAAGGGCAGGAAAGGTGCGGCCCTGCCGCCGTCCAAGAGCAAGTCTGAGACATCGCTAGCTTCTTCCTTCCAGAAATTGTCAGTCAAGGAGACAAAAATTAGTGTTCCTGGACAGCAGAAGTCAGCAAG GTCTATATCATCGTCTTCAAGAAAGGGTAGCAGCACTTCCACCACCAGTAGTCGTGGCGGGAAGACGTTTGCGGGTATCGATGACGTGGCTCGGTACATCCTGGCCAACAAGTGTAAGAATGTGGTAGTGATGGCAGGGGCTGGGATCAGTACTCCCAGTGGGATTCCCGACTTCAG GTCTCCTGGTACAGGTCTCTATGACAACCTACAGCAATATAACATCCCCTATCCTGAGGCCATATTTGACATCGACTATTTCCACATGGACTCCCGGCCCTTCTACACCCTGGCCAAGGAGCTGTACCCCGGGAACTACCGGCCGAACTACGTGCACTACTTCATACGTCTGTTACACGAGAAAGGACTGCTACTGAGAATGTACACTCAGAATATAGACGGGCTGGAGAGGA TGTCAGGAATCCCAGAGTCCAAACTTGTGGAGGCCCACGGCACATTTGCCACGGCTTCTTGTATCAGGTGCAATGCTAAGTATTCAGGGAAACAGATCAAG GCTGCCATAATGAAGGGGGATATACCAAAGTGTACAAATAGTAAATGGTGCAAG GGTAAGATAAAACCAGACATAGTATTTTTTGGAGAGGACTTACCCAGAAGATTTTACTACTACCTGAAGGACTTCCCCCTGTGTGATCTGCTACTGGTCATGGGGACATCGTTAGAG GTGGAGCCGTTTGCCAGTATAGTGAACTCCAGCAGAGGCTACGTCCCCAGGGTGCTGTTTAACAGGGACCCCGTCGGTCCGTTTGGCCGCGTGCCGTTACGTGACACGGACTGTGCAGAGCTGGGGGACCTGGTGCAGGGCATACAGAGGTTCACTCGCATCCTGGGCTGGAAACAGGCCATGGAGGAACTCGTAGAGAAGGCTGAGAAAGAACTG GATGAGAAGCTGAAAAATGACACCCTATTCAACGGAGTTGCGGAGTCGGACTCAGACTCTTCCTCGGGCGCCCCCTCTCCCGCCAACGGTACTCCGCCGCGCCGTCAGTTCCACACCTTCACACGGCGACCAATCATCCCGCAGGGCAGGAGGAACGGTCACGTCTCATCGGGGAGCTCCTCTAGCAGCAACCGGACAAACTACAGGTCCAAGAAGGAGGAGAGTAGCGAGGAGTCTAGCGAGGAGTCGGACAGTAGCGAGGGGGAGTCCTCCGATGGGAGCAGCTCTAACTGA